One Ictalurus furcatus strain D&B chromosome 21, Billie_1.0, whole genome shotgun sequence genomic region harbors:
- the gnl3l gene encoding guanine nucleotide-binding protein-like 3-like protein isoform X2 has translation MKRRSLDLFQKDIQERQQEFEQREMEKRNLKKHVSFENENSRKTYYREFKKVIQVSDVILEVLDARDPLGCRCPQVEQAVVQSGTNKKIILVLNKIDLVPKDIVEKWIKHLRNEFPTVAFKASTQQQNKNLKLSHVPVSQATQELLGSSACVGADCLMKLLSNYCRIKDIKTTITVGVVGFPNVGKSSLINSLKRARACTVGATPGVTKCLQEVHIDKHIKILDCPGIVMTSASDAAVILRNCVKIEQLVDPVPGVEAILRRCSKKQIMEHFGVPDFHTTLDFLALLAHRQGKLRKGGVPDSDQAAKSVLMDWTGGRINYFTYPPETHLLPTHVSAQILTEMSKEFDWDELEKGNQETLAECNPGNVEMAFCMSTSGLTEMCHEEPAEMESLDVDSQHTSESVDADDDPEFGSMTVDLKAGKRKSGAVGVPAPKPVDLDFLAVDPLQQGQALLAANKKRKKQQKRADKLATKLSDSLMSAMNFAFLDS, from the exons ATGAAGAGAAGGAGTCTTGATCTCTTCCAGAAGGACATCCAGGAGCGACAGCAAGAGTTTGAACAAAGG GAAATGGAAAAGAGAAATTTGAAGAAACATGTCAGTTTTGAAAATGAGAATTCAAGGAAGACGTATTACagagaatttaaaaaa GTGATTCAAGTCTCCGATGTTATTTTGGAGGTTTTGGATGCTAGAGACCCGTTAGGCTGTCGCTGTCCTCAGGTTGAGCAAGCTGTTGTCCAGAGTGGCACCAATAAGAAAATTATTCTTGTTCTTAATAAAATTG ACCTGGTGCCCAAGGATATTGTGGAAAAGTGGATTAAGCATCTTCGCAATGAGTTCCCCACAGTGGCCTTCAAAGCTTCCACCCAGCAGCAGAACAAGAATTTG AAACTTAGCCATGTGCCTGTGAGCCAGGCCACTCAGGAACTCCTGGGCAGCAGTGCATGTGTGGGGGCTGACTGTCTCATGAAGCTGCTCAGCAACTATTGCCGCATCAAAGACATTAAGACCACCATAACCGTAGGAGTAGTTG GATTTCCTAATGTTGGAAAGAGCAGTTTGATTAACAGTTTGAAGAGGGCACGAGCTTGCACAGTAGGAGCTACCCCTGGTGTAACCAA GTGCCTACAAGAAGTGCATATAGACAAACATATCAAGATTCTGGACTGTCCTGGTATTGTCATGACCTCAGCCAGTGATGCTGCTGTGATTCTTCGGAACTGTGTAAAGATTGAACAGTTAGTCGACCCAGTCCCAGGTGTTGAAGCAATTTTACGACGCTGCAGTAAAAAACAG ATTATGGAGCACTTCGGTGTTCCAGACTTTCACACGACGCTCGACTTTCTGGCACTGCTTGCCCATCGTCAGGGCAAACTGAGAAAAGGTGGGGTGCCTGACAGCGACCAAGCTGCCAAGAGTGTTCTGATGGATTGGACAGG AGGACGTATCAACTACTTCACATATCCTCCAGAAACACACCTACTACCAACTCATGTCAGTGCTCAGATTTTAACTGAGATGAGCAAGGAGTTTGACTGGGATGAACTCGAGAAGGGCAACCAGGAGACCTTAGCTG AATGTAATCCAGGAAATGTTGAAATGGCCTTTTGCATGAGCACATCTGGACTGACTGAAATGTGCCATGAAGAGCCTGCAGAAATGGAATCCTTGGATGTAGATTCCCAACACACTTCTGAATCTGTGGATGCAGATGATGATCCAGAG TTTGGATCCATGACTGTAGACCTCAaagcaggaaaaagaaaatctgGTGCAGTGGGGGTTCCAGCTCCCAAGCCTGTGGACTTAGATTTTCTAGCTGTTGACCCGCTTCAGCAAGGCCAGGCACTTCTGGCCGCtaacaagaaaagaaagaagcagcAAAAAAGAGCAG ACAAACTTGCAACGAAACTCTCAGATTCTCTCATGTCAGCCATGAATTTTGCCTTTCTGGATAGCTGA
- the gnl3l gene encoding guanine nucleotide-binding protein-like 3-like protein isoform X1 codes for MTKARQKRAKRLGFCGKKAKAFEHQTNPRGGRKDPGLPNVCDFKGHNQKQAELRKKRLEEQQQRQQLSRDRELMKRRSLDLFQKDIQERQQEFEQREMEKRNLKKHVSFENENSRKTYYREFKKVIQVSDVILEVLDARDPLGCRCPQVEQAVVQSGTNKKIILVLNKIDLVPKDIVEKWIKHLRNEFPTVAFKASTQQQNKNLKLSHVPVSQATQELLGSSACVGADCLMKLLSNYCRIKDIKTTITVGVVGFPNVGKSSLINSLKRARACTVGATPGVTKCLQEVHIDKHIKILDCPGIVMTSASDAAVILRNCVKIEQLVDPVPGVEAILRRCSKKQIMEHFGVPDFHTTLDFLALLAHRQGKLRKGGVPDSDQAAKSVLMDWTGGRINYFTYPPETHLLPTHVSAQILTEMSKEFDWDELEKGNQETLAECNPGNVEMAFCMSTSGLTEMCHEEPAEMESLDVDSQHTSESVDADDDPEFGSMTVDLKAGKRKSGAVGVPAPKPVDLDFLAVDPLQQGQALLAANKKRKKQQKRADKLATKLSDSLMSAMNFAFLDS; via the exons ATGACCAAAGCTA GACAAAAGCGTGCAAAAAGACTGGGGTTCTGTGGTAAAAAG GCCAAAGCCTTTGAACATCAGACAAACccaagaggaggaagaaaagatCCTGGATTGCCCAATGTTTGTGACTTCAAGGGACACAATCAGAAACAAGCTGAACTTCGAAAAAAAAGG tTGGAGGAGCAGCAGCAGAGGCAGCAACTATCCAGGGATAGGGAACTTATGAAGAGAAGGAGTCTTGATCTCTTCCAGAAGGACATCCAGGAGCGACAGCAAGAGTTTGAACAAAGG GAAATGGAAAAGAGAAATTTGAAGAAACATGTCAGTTTTGAAAATGAGAATTCAAGGAAGACGTATTACagagaatttaaaaaa GTGATTCAAGTCTCCGATGTTATTTTGGAGGTTTTGGATGCTAGAGACCCGTTAGGCTGTCGCTGTCCTCAGGTTGAGCAAGCTGTTGTCCAGAGTGGCACCAATAAGAAAATTATTCTTGTTCTTAATAAAATTG ACCTGGTGCCCAAGGATATTGTGGAAAAGTGGATTAAGCATCTTCGCAATGAGTTCCCCACAGTGGCCTTCAAAGCTTCCACCCAGCAGCAGAACAAGAATTTG AAACTTAGCCATGTGCCTGTGAGCCAGGCCACTCAGGAACTCCTGGGCAGCAGTGCATGTGTGGGGGCTGACTGTCTCATGAAGCTGCTCAGCAACTATTGCCGCATCAAAGACATTAAGACCACCATAACCGTAGGAGTAGTTG GATTTCCTAATGTTGGAAAGAGCAGTTTGATTAACAGTTTGAAGAGGGCACGAGCTTGCACAGTAGGAGCTACCCCTGGTGTAACCAA GTGCCTACAAGAAGTGCATATAGACAAACATATCAAGATTCTGGACTGTCCTGGTATTGTCATGACCTCAGCCAGTGATGCTGCTGTGATTCTTCGGAACTGTGTAAAGATTGAACAGTTAGTCGACCCAGTCCCAGGTGTTGAAGCAATTTTACGACGCTGCAGTAAAAAACAG ATTATGGAGCACTTCGGTGTTCCAGACTTTCACACGACGCTCGACTTTCTGGCACTGCTTGCCCATCGTCAGGGCAAACTGAGAAAAGGTGGGGTGCCTGACAGCGACCAAGCTGCCAAGAGTGTTCTGATGGATTGGACAGG AGGACGTATCAACTACTTCACATATCCTCCAGAAACACACCTACTACCAACTCATGTCAGTGCTCAGATTTTAACTGAGATGAGCAAGGAGTTTGACTGGGATGAACTCGAGAAGGGCAACCAGGAGACCTTAGCTG AATGTAATCCAGGAAATGTTGAAATGGCCTTTTGCATGAGCACATCTGGACTGACTGAAATGTGCCATGAAGAGCCTGCAGAAATGGAATCCTTGGATGTAGATTCCCAACACACTTCTGAATCTGTGGATGCAGATGATGATCCAGAG TTTGGATCCATGACTGTAGACCTCAaagcaggaaaaagaaaatctgGTGCAGTGGGGGTTCCAGCTCCCAAGCCTGTGGACTTAGATTTTCTAGCTGTTGACCCGCTTCAGCAAGGCCAGGCACTTCTGGCCGCtaacaagaaaagaaagaagcagcAAAAAAGAGCAG ACAAACTTGCAACGAAACTCTCAGATTCTCTCATGTCAGCCATGAATTTTGCCTTTCTGGATAGCTGA